The Montipora foliosa isolate CH-2021 chromosome 1, ASM3666993v2, whole genome shotgun sequence genome has a window encoding:
- the LOC137968558 gene encoding uncharacterized protein, with amino-acid sequence MAAARRRDFRDLLTVLLYDDDSSSDSSDEEDLDLLFLDAAFGETRTLDKRPNIADLSEIQCEEMFRFGKDDILHLCEALELPEFYTGHQGSVFTGIEALMVMLRRLAYPNRLCDLVDIFGRAEPELSIVLTW; translated from the exons atggcggctgcACGGAG GAGAGACTTCAGAGACCTCCTGACGGTCTTGTTGTACGATGATGACAGCAGTTCAGACTCAAGTGATGAAGAAGACCTCGATTTGTTGTTTCTTGACGCGGCGTTTGGAGAGACTCGAACCCTTGACAAGAGACCAAATATTGCCGATCTGAGTGAGATCCAGTGTGAGGAAATGTTTAG ATTTGGAAAAGAtgacattttacacctttgcgaGGCTCTAGAACTACCCGAGTTCTACACTGGTCATCAGGGCTCTGTCTTTACTGGGATTGAGGCCTTGATGGTTATGCTACGAAGACTCGCATATCCTAATAGATTGTGTGATCTGGTTGACATCTTTGGCAGGGCTGAGCCTGAACTTAGCATTGTTTTAACATGGTAA
- the LOC137968563 gene encoding ATP-dependent DNA helicase RecQ-like, translating to MTCVKIIRMSPDKRNVKYVVEKAKSELQDTFGWLISDIINNAHAEKTIIFCQSLKACGDIYDTFQYFLPCKSKVAMYHSKTPQDIKDNVLSDLMSPNGNIRLVIATSALGMGVNIPNIRRVVIFGVPESMESYLQAVGRDGSDVLSVMFYHAYHLSL from the coding sequence ATGACATGTGTCAAAATCATTCGGATGTCACCTGACAAAAGAAATGTGAAATATGTCGTTGAAAAAGCTAAAAGTGAACTGCAGGATACCTTTGGTTGGCTTATCAGTGACATAATCAACAATGCCCATGctgaaaaaacaataattttctgTCAGTCATTAAAAGCATGTGGTGACATTTATGACACCTTTCAATACTTTCTTCCATGCAAGAGTAAAGTGGCCATGTATCACTCGAAGACCCCTCAAGACATTAAGGATAATGTTCTGTCTGATTTAATGTCTCCCAATGGAAATATTCGCCTGGTAATAGCAACTAGTGCCCTGGGAATGGGAGTTAACATACCCAACATCAGAAGGGTTGTTATTTTTGGAGTGCCAGAGAGCATGGAATCCTACCTTCAAGCAGTTGGAAGGGATGGTTCTGATGTTTTGTCCGTAATGTTTTATCATGCATACCATTTGTCACTGTGA
- the LOC137984553 gene encoding uncharacterized protein, which produces MESSKSKSSKQLTEWTVEDVSQIIREQYNDEVAKKFEEQRIDGKALRILAKDGNATQFAACGLSTVGDQMRRKAVSNAALEKWPGNNLPVFKNDPAATKELETLVSTLEETCSFEPAGFNREGIHQHILDVLNERRRRIRKGHDYTKPDKRTIKKLKVSSSSSDLEASGAEDEGGDTDILSSSSSDKDESYENEEDLSLQGAKLIITVMFSAIKYGDVSKQQLVSGAKKFKLSCNTSSKDSMALALAKTFLKENFIKINSPNPRDFTRDKVQKLKVY; this is translated from the exons ATGGAGAGTTCGAAGTCGAAGTCGTCAAAGCAGTTAACGGAGTGGACTGTGGAGGATGTTTCTCAAATTATAAGAGAACAGTACAACGACGAAGTGGCCAAAAAATTCGAAG AACAGAGAATTGATGGGAAAGCACTAAGAATACTGGCGAAAGATGGCAACGCCACTCAGTTTGCTGCCTGCGGGTTGAGTACTGTAGGCGATCAAATGCG AAGAAAAGCTGTTAGTAATGCAGCACTAGAAAAGTGGCCTGGTAATAATCTCCCTGTCTTCAAAAATGATCCTGCTGCTACTAAAGAGCTTGAAACCTTGGTCTCCACACTGGAAGAGACTTGCAGTTTCGAACCGGCAGGCTTTAACAGGGAAGGAATTCATCAGCATATCCTGGACGTTCTGAATGAAAGACGTCGTAGAATTCGCAAAGGACATGACTACACAAAG CCAGACAAACGTACCATTAAAAAACTCAAAGTGAGTTCCAGTTCATCTGACCTAGAGGCCAGTGGTGCCGAGGATGAGGGAGGTGACACAGACATACTGAGTTCAAGCAGTAGTGACAAAGATGAAAGCTATGAAAATGAAGAGG ATTTGTCACTGCAAGGTGCCAAACTGATCATCACAGTTATGTTCTCTGCAATCAAATATGGTGATGTATCAAAGCAACAGTTGGTTTCAGgtgcaaagaaatttaaactttcCTGCAACACTTCTTCCAAAGACAGCATGGCACTGGCACTGGCAAAGACCTTTCTGAAAGAGAACTTTATAAAGATTAACAGTCCAAACCCGCGAGATTTTACGAGAGACAAGGTTCAAAAGCTCAAAGTTTACTGA